The Balearica regulorum gibbericeps isolate bBalReg1 chromosome 12, bBalReg1.pri, whole genome shotgun sequence genome includes a region encoding these proteins:
- the NR2E3 gene encoding photoreceptor-specific nuclear receptor has protein sequence MAASPAGSVVSAGLDDSPTGLSPAPGKALSPVLLCKVCGDTSSGKHYGIYACNGCSGFFKRSVRRKLIYRCQAGTGLCPVDKAHRNQCQACRLKKCLQAGMNKDAVQNERQPRSTAQVRLDSIELDAELPTEHVATTREVPSTPCPAPRGPGATVAVTPGPRAPTPPTNHRFMASLMTAETCAKLEPEDADETVDVTGSEPERAAGEYQVAPYPAASPENVYETSARLLFMAVKWAKNLPVFSNLPFRDQVILLEEAWSELFLLCAIQWSMPLESCPLLAVPELAPGKLLPAALDVRALQETLGRFKALAVDPTEFACMKAVVLFKPETRGLKDPEQVENLQDQSQVMLGQHNRSHYPGQPVRFGKLLLLLPALRFISSERVELLFFRRTIGNTPMEKLLCDMFKN, from the exons ATGGCTGCGTCGCCGGCGGGGTCGGTGGTGAGCGCCGGGCTGGATGATAGCCCCACGG GGCTGAGCCCGGCCCCCGGCAAGGCGCTGAGCCCCGTGCTGCTGTGCAAGGTGTGCGGGGACACCAGCAGCGGGAAGCACTACGGCATCTACGCCTGCAACGGCTGCAGCGGCTTCTTCAAGCGCAGCGTCCGCAGGAAGCTCATCTACAG GTGCCAGGCGGGGACGGGGCTGTGCCCAGTGGACAAGGCGCACCGTAACCAGTGCCAGGCCTGTCGGCTGAAGAAGTGCCTGCAAGCCGGCATGAACAAGGACG CCGTGCAGAACGAGCGCCAGCCCCGCAGCACGGCCCAGGTCCGGCTGGACAGCATCGAGCTGGACGCCGAGCTGCCCACCGAGCACGTGGCCACGACCCGTGAGGTCCCCTCaaccccctgcccagctcctcgcGGTCCCGGTGCCACCGTCGCAGTCACCCCAGGTCCCCGAGCACCCACTCCACCCACCAACCATCGCTTCATGGCCAGCCTGATGACGGCCGAGACCTGTGCCAAGCTGGAGCCTGAGGATG CTGACGAGACGGTGGACGTGACGGGCAGCGAGCCGGAGCGGGCTGCTGGCGAGTACCAGGTGGCACCGTACCCCGCGGCCAGCCCCGAAAACGTCTATGAAACCTCTGCGCGTCTCCTCTTCATGGCCGTGAAATGGGCCAAAAACCTGCCCGTCTTCTCCAACCTGCCCTTCCGTGATCAG gtgATCCTGCTGGAGGAAGCTTGGAGCGAGCTGTTCCTGCTCTGTGCCATCCAGTGGTCCATGCCCCTGGAGAGCTGCCCGCTGCTGGCCGTGCCTGAGCTGGCCCCTGGCAAGCTGCTGCCGGCTGCCCTGGACGTCCGGGCGCTGCAGGAGACCCTCGGCCGCTTCAAGGCGTTGGCCGTTGACCCCACCGAATTTGCCTGCATGAAGGCAGTGGTGCTCTTCAAACCAG AGACCCGTGGCCTGAAGGACCCCGAGCAGGTGGAGAACCTGCAGGACCAGTCGCAGGTGATGCTGGGCCAGCACAACCGTTCTCACTACCCCGGGCAGCCTGTCAG GTttgggaagctgctgctgctcctcccggCGCTGCGCTTCATCTCCTCCGAGCGCGTGGAGCTGCTTTTCTTCCGCCGGACCATCGGCAACACCCCCATGGAGAAGCTGCTGTGTGACATGTTCAAGAACTga